CCCCGTGATGCTGACCAAGATCGGAGTGGTGTCCGCGCAGGCGCGCTCGAAGGCGCTCACCACCTGCGCCAGCTCCGGCTCGCGCCCCACGAAGGGTGCGCCGCCGGCGCGCTCGCCCCGGGCGCCGCGCACTTGCTCGCCGACCACCGAGGAGCCGTCGTCCCGCGCGCGGAACTCGTAGCGGCCGCGTCCGAGCTCGCTGGTGGTGGCGTCCGCCAAGACCACGCCGGCGTCCGCGTCCCGGGCCAGCGCCGACGCGCGATCGACGACCTCGCCGACGGGTTGTACCTCGCCGGCGGGGGAGGTGAGGTTCACTCGCGCCCGCCCGCTGGCGATGCCCACGCGAGCGCCGGCGCGCGCCAAGCGGCGACCGAGATCCAGCGCCGCCGTGGCTTCCGTGCCCACGGCGCGCCGCGCGCCGAGGTGCGCGACGATGGCATCTTGACCGAGGGGCACCGCGTCCGCCCCGCGCTGCCGCAGGTGCTCGAGGGCGCGCTCCCGCGCCGAGCCCTTGGCGAAGCGAATGGCCACGATGCTCGTCACCAGCCGTGAAGCGCTGGAGCCGAGCCGCGACGAAAGCACCGGCTCGCTGGGCGTGCCCCCGGACGGCCAGGTCATGCGCCCCGCCTCCTGCAGCACGTCGCGCAGCACCTGCGTCACTTCACGCATGTCGTGGGGGCGGTACTCCGGCTCCGTACTCAGCATGCGGTGCACCAGGTTGTCGAGCAGCACCGGCGTGTCCCGCCGGAGCTCCGAAAGGCGCGGCGCTGGCGTCGTCACCAAGCGCGCGAGGGTGGCGATGGCCGTCGGCCCCACGTGCGGCGGCCGCCCGCTCACCAGCTCGAACAGCGTGGCGCCCAGGGAGTACACGTCCGAGCGCGCGTCGATGGGCGCATCTCCGCGGGCTTGCTCCGGCGCCATGTACGCCGGTGTCCCCACCACGTCCCCCGTGCGCGTGATGCGAATGTCTTCGTTGGCCGCCACACCGAAGTCCACCAGCTTGGGCGTGACGTCGATCTCTTCGGCGTCGCCCGGCCGCCCGTTGCAGAGGAAGATGTTGCCCGGCTTGATGTCGCGGTGGATGACGCCCACGTCGTGCGCGGCGCACAGCGCCTCGCTCACCAGCGCCGCCATCTCCACTGCGGCCCGCAAGGACAGCGGCTCGCGCCGCTGGCGGTGGGCGACGTCCTCGCCGTCCAGCCACTCCATGGCGATGAACGGCTGCCCGGTGTCGTCCAACGTGCCGTAGGCCACCGTCTTCACGATTCCGGGATGGTGCAAGTGACTCAGGAGCTCGCCTTCCCGAGCGAAGCGCACTTCTTCCTCGGGGGCCACGCCCGCCTCCGCTGCCAGCACCTTGAGCGCCACGGTCTGCTGCGTGACGCGATCGAAGCAGCGGTAGACCACGCCCGCGCCGCCGCGCCCCACCTCTTGCTCGATGGCGAAGCGACCGTCCACCAGGCGGCCCTGCTCGAAGCCAATGGTCACGATGCCAACCTACCGTGGATCCGTCAGCGCGTCATTCGCGTGCGCTATCATGGGCGCGTGCTCGAGTCGTTTCTGCAGGGCGCAGTGGCGCTGCTTACTGAAGTCTCCGGTACCGAGCCCGCACCCGGCGCGTTCGATCCCTGGATCGAGCTTGCCGCGCTGGCCGGTCCCGTGCCGCGCCGGGGACCCCTCAGCCACGACATCTTGTTGGCTCGCCGCGGAACCAAGAGCTTCGGCCTGAACGTCTTTGCCCACGACCCGGGGCTGCCCTTCGCCCGCGTGGCGCACAGCTGGGCTCGCGATTTCCTCGGCGCGTCCCCGGATCCGGTGCTCGACGTCCCGGGCGTACGCGTTCACGGTGGCGTCGCGGTGCGCGCCTCGGAGCTGGTGCTCAAGCTGTACGCCACGGACGGCCTGCCGGAGCTTGCAGGCCGGCTCGGCGTGGAGCTCGCGGATGCCGTCGCCATCGGCGTGGACGTCACTCGTCGCGGTCTCGAGCGCGCGCGCACGTACCATCCCGCGCCGCCCGGCGCGTTGCCTGCGAGTGGCAGTCACCGCCTCGTCACGCTGCTCCGCGGAACCGGCGCGAAGCGCACGGACAACGTCATCTTCCGTCCCGAAGCGCCCGTCGCGGATCTCCTCGCCCTGGGCGACCCGGCAGTGGACGTCGAGCTCGTCGCCGCGCTGACGGACCTCGCGCGCGGCCACGGCTTGTCGCTGCGCGCCGTGGCGCACGAGACGGATCACTTCGACGACGGCCGCGTGGAGACCGACGCCCTGGTCGCCGCCGGCGCGCCGGGCTGATTCCGCGGCGGACCGACATCTTCAGGCAAGGAAGAGCGATCAGCGCTGTGCCAGGGCTTCGTCCAGCGCCTCACGGAACCAGGCGATGGGGCTCTCCGCCGCGGTGAGGGTGCGCGCCGGCAAGAGGCCGGTGCCGAGACCCCGCTGCAGTCGTTCCGCCATGCGCAGATCCGCCGTGGTGACGGCGCCGATGGCGGGATCTTCGTGCGCCACGGTGCGCGGCTCTGCGCCGCTGCCCTTGGGCGACAGCGCGATCTGATCGAACCACGCCCGCGTTGGGTCCGTGGTGTGCGGCCGATGGCGGAACACCAGCGCCTGCTTCGGGTGCAGGTTCAGCTGCACGTTGGGGAACACCGAGAGGAGCACGTTGTGCCCCACTTCGTCGATGCGCGGCCGAACGTCGATGCGCGCGTGGCGACCGAGGCGCGTGAGCTCTGCGCCCTGCCAGTCCACGGCGTGGGAGATGTCCGAGTGCAGCACCGGGACGTGCAGCGCCTCGATGTGTACCTCGCTCGAGAGCTTCCAGTTGCAGGCGACGTCGACCCGGACTTCGCTCTCGATGCCCCAATCGCCGAGCTGTCGCGCGGAGAGCTCGCCTGCCAGAGGGGCCAGGAAGTGGTCGATGGGCTCGGCGTCGGGGGAGAACGCGATCCACACGAAGCCGAAGCGTGCGCTGGCGGACAGCGGCACCAGGGAAAGCTCCGGCGGCTCCTGCACGTTGGGCGCGCCGAGCAGCTTGCCGTCGAGGCCGAAGCGGAACGCGTGGTAGGGGCAGGTGACCGAGCGCGCGGAGCCCGTGCCGTCGCACAGCCGCGCGCCGCGGTGCGGGCACACGTTGGCGAAGGCGCGCACGCCGCCGGCGGCGTCCCGCAGCACCAGCGCCGAGAGCGGCCCCACGTCGAGCGCGGCGAAGTCCCCGGGGTCTTGCAGGCGGCTTTCGTGACAGGCGAGCAGCCAGCACTTCTTCCACACGCGTGCGAGCTCGAGCTCCAGAGTCTTCGGATCGTAGAAGGAGCGGGTCATGGGCCTTCGAAGGGGGTGAGCAGCTCGCGCTCGTCGCCGCACAGCTCCACGTGGCGCTCGTGCAGACCAATGCACGTCTTGCCGAAGTGGGTGCAGCGCT
This portion of the Polyangiaceae bacterium genome encodes:
- a CDS encoding aromatic ring-hydroxylating dioxygenase subunit alpha → MTRSFYDPKTLELELARVWKKCWLLACHESRLQDPGDFAALDVGPLSALVLRDAAGGVRAFANVCPHRGARLCDGTGSARSVTCPYHAFRFGLDGKLLGAPNVQEPPELSLVPLSASARFGFVWIAFSPDAEPIDHFLAPLAGELSARQLGDWGIESEVRVDVACNWKLSSEVHIEALHVPVLHSDISHAVDWQGAELTRLGRHARIDVRPRIDEVGHNVLLSVFPNVQLNLHPKQALVFRHRPHTTDPTRAWFDQIALSPKGSGAEPRTVAHEDPAIGAVTTADLRMAERLQRGLGTGLLPARTLTAAESPIAWFREALDEALAQR